TTTCATGTTTAGAAATTGGTGTATTTCTAGAATtataacatatgtatatcctttTTAAAGTATTACATTTAAGTagccattttttaaaactttattttgaCACCTTTCTGTAATTAACTATTttacatttgaaattatttcaattaattttttttcttactattattttccttttaaagAGCGACCACAGTACTATAGCCTTTTGTTGTACAGTAAGCCCTCCAGAATTAGAACTaacgaaatatttatttatttagtttattagttCCACCAAAAGAGGACAGAAATGAATTTCCTTTGTAGAGCTTTAGATGCTTATACTAAACAATGTCGTACTTAAGCTAGGCTAGCTAGTATACAAACTAAATTGAATTCGAGGTGTCCTTTGGCTGTCCAAGTCCCGTCCTTCGAAATCGATAGTATCACAAAGTCTTAGAATAAACTGCCCCGATCAACAGTTTTCCCAAACAGCCTTAGGTAAACTTGATATAGTCCAATGACCTTGCTAGAACTGGTAACATGGCTAATTAGAAAAGTGCACCGATCGATGTGAGTACGTTGGAAAACTGATATGAAATCACCCACACATAACCATATATACTTCAAATCATATAGCACGCGTAGATCACGCTTCaaactaaatttaaactttataaACTAATGTCTTAACTGTTTACTAACCTCAATTTAGGGGCATGACTGTCAGCACGAATGCTGTCGTCATCACAAAGGATCAGAGCAACCTGATTGGAATTAGCATTGGTGGGGGAGCACCCATGTGTCCATGTCTATATATTGTTCAGGTGAGTCTGAAAATCATAAATTCAAAACCATAAATATCTTTCAGCTCccacaagtttttttttcaaatttgatatattatttaatgtatTGTTTCTAGGCTCCCTGAGAACCTGTTTTAGTTGTGAGCCTTGATCGCTTCCAGGGATTCGGAGTAGCCTGGAAATTTGTCATTTTGCGTAGCTTCAAATACTCCCTCCTTTCGCGCGCAAACCAATCGCTAGCCAGCTGATCCAAGCGCCGGTCCATCCTTATCCTTTTCCTCTCGTCATACAGTTGGCGACTCAGAGCGCGATCCGACGTATGGAGACGAAAAGGTTTTGGATGGGTATAGGAGGAGTTGACACGCGGGGTGAAGGGCTGACGGTTGAGGTAGTCCATGGAAGATCCTGGATTGATTCGGGGCACAAAGTCGGATGTCTTTTGGCACGGCATTTGCTTCTTTCGGCGGCTGTTTAGCGGCTTCAGGGTGCCAGGACCCCGGGGCTTCGTCAGCTTTTGCAGAGAGTTCAGGTACAGCCGGCGCCTTTCCAATTGTCGATGAGATCGCTCAAAATCGGGCACAGGTCTGCTCCGGAACTGGAATGCATTTCTTTGCGTGTTGGCCAACCGCTTTAGCTCCTTGCGTTTCTCGGTGTAAACCTGCTGGAACTCGCATACGCGTGGTGTCTGCCCCCTGGTCCTCTTCAGCTTCTTGGGCTTTCCCTGGAGTTGGCCACCACCCGCCTGTTTTCGCTTACGCTGATCCTTAACCAAGTCCTGCTCCTGAAGCGCCGCCTTCAGCCTCCCATCCAACTGGTCGAATCCCGGAATCAACTTGGGTCTGGCATGGGACTCATTGCTAAAATCCTTAACGGACCAATTATACCAGTTGGTGATGGTCATAATTTGGCTAACCAAATCGGTTTCAGTTGCTAGGGACTAACCTTTAACGATAATTTTGAATCTTAATGTTATGACTACTATTagcttggttttataaaacagTTTACTGTTCTAACCAAGTATGATTTACAAACTAAGATCACACGATCCCCGAAATATACAATGCTACAACGCCATATGTTTTTATCTCTAGATCTTCGATGGAACACCCGCTGCTCGGGAGGGATCCCTGCAATCCGGAGATGAATTGCTGGCTGTGAACTCGGTGAGCGTGAAGGGCAAGACGAAGGTGGAGGTGGCCAAGATGATCCAGACGGCCACCGACGAAGTGGTGATCCATTACAACAAGCTGCACGCTGATCCCGAACAGGGCAAGACACTGGACATCATCCTTAAGAAGCTGAAGCATCGGATTGTGGACAATTTGTCGAGCAATACGGCGGATACTCTGGGTCTCTCCCGCGCGATACTATGTAACGATTCGCTGGTCAAGCGACTAGAGGAGCTGGAGGGCACTGAATTGATGTACAAGGGTCTCGTAGAGCATGCCCGCCGGATGCTCAAGGCCTACTACGATCTCCTGCAGACATACAAGTCCTTCGGGGATTGCTTCACCCAAATATCGGTCCATGAACCGCAACAGCGGGCATCGGAAGCGTTTCGCACGTTCGGCGAGTTCCATCGTACTCTGGAAAAGGATGGCTTGGGCATCATCAAACAGATAAAGCCAGTACTGGCCGATCTGGGAACGTATCTGAATAAAGCCATTCCGGACACAAAGCTCACGGTACGTCGCTATGCGGATGCCAAGTTCACATATCTGTCGTACTGCCTGAAGGTCAAGGAGATGGATGATGAGGAGCATGGCTTTGCTGCCCTGCAGGAGCCACTTTATCGCGTCGAAACGGGCAACTATGAGTACCGCTTGATCCTGAGATGTCGCCAGGATGCACGCAGCAAATTCGCCAAACTCCGTACCGATGTTCTGGAAAAGATGGAGCTGCTGGAATGCAAGCATGCCATGGATCTGAACAAGCAGCTGCGAAGCTTGCTGGAAAGCTTGGCCGAACTTCACAGGAGTTTGGTCGATCGACTGGAATCCCTACCGCCGCTCTTTCCCATCGAAGTGGACTTTAAGGAGACGGACTTTCAGTACAAGTCGAGCACTCTGAAGCCGCAAGAGCTGGACGATGATGAAATCGAGGCCAACAATCATCCCCATTCCACTCCTTCGCAAGTCGATTGCGGTTTTGAGGCTGTGGAGCAGCCGGCGGCAATTATAAATGTTGAGCCCAAGCCAACCGATGATTCGTCCACCTTCCAATCCCCCAGCGAGAACGAGACGCTGCTCAAGGAACTGGGCCTGTACGACGTGGACCTGCTCTCCAATCCGCAGACCATTAGCAATCAA
This genomic stretch from Drosophila teissieri strain GT53w chromosome 2L, Prin_Dtei_1.1, whole genome shotgun sequence harbors:
- the LOC122624993 gene encoding PRKCA-binding protein isoform X2, producing the protein MTLLELVTWLIRKVHRSMGMTVSTNAVVITKDQSNLIGISIGGGAPMCPCLYIVQIFDGTPAAREGSLQSGDELLAVNSVSVKGKTKVEVAKMIQTATDEVVIHYNKLHADPEQGKTLDIILKKLKHRIVDNLSSNTADTLGLSRAILCNDSLVKRLEELEGTELMYKGLVEHARRMLKAYYDLLQTYKSFGDCFTQISVHEPQQRASEAFRTFGEFHRTLEKDGLGIIKQIKPVLADLGTYLNKAIPDTKLTVRRYADAKFTYLSYCLKVKEMDDEEHGFAALQEPLYRVETGNYEYRLILRCRQDARSKFAKLRTDVLEKMELLECKHAMDLNKQLRSLLESLAELHRSLVDRLESLPPLFPIEVDFKETDFQYKSSTLKPQELDDDEIEANNHPHSTPSQVDCGFEAVEQPAAIINVEPKPTDDSSTFQSPSENETLLKELGLYDVDLLSNPQTISNQKDSIAAQNDGYDFDLFLNQATAATTSLERDLMSSNAEEMDLLLQ
- the LOC122624993 gene encoding PRKCA-binding protein isoform X3, which gives rise to MLTDTEDDFFFEEDKMGMTVSTNAVVITKDQSNLIGISIGGGAPMCPCLYIVQIFDGTPAAREGSLQSGDELLAVNSVSVKGKTKVEVAKMIQTATDEVVIHYNKLHADPEQGKTLDIILKKLKHRIVDNLSSNTADTLGLSRAILCNDSLVKRLEELEGTELMYKGLVEHARRMLKAYYDLLQTYKSFGDCFTQISVHEPQQRASEAFRTFGEFHRTLEKDGLGIIKQIKPVLADLGTYLNKAIPDTKLTVRRYADAKFTYLSYCLKVKEMDDEEHGFAALQEPLYRVETGNYEYRLILRCRQDARSKFAKLRTDVLEKMELLECKHAMDLNKQLRSLLESLAELHRSLVDRLESLPPLFPIEVDFKETDFQYKSSTLKPQELDDDEIEANNHPHSTPSQVDCGFEAVEQPAAIINVEPKPTDDSSTFQSPSENETLLKELGLYDVDLLSNPQTISNQKDSIAAQNDGYDFDLFLNQATAATTSLERDLMSSNAEEMDLLLQ
- the LOC122624993 gene encoding PRKCA-binding protein isoform X1; its protein translation is MLCSPAGFSCDSASGDRFGIESASRQKYELDRLGMTVSTNAVVITKDQSNLIGISIGGGAPMCPCLYIVQIFDGTPAAREGSLQSGDELLAVNSVSVKGKTKVEVAKMIQTATDEVVIHYNKLHADPEQGKTLDIILKKLKHRIVDNLSSNTADTLGLSRAILCNDSLVKRLEELEGTELMYKGLVEHARRMLKAYYDLLQTYKSFGDCFTQISVHEPQQRASEAFRTFGEFHRTLEKDGLGIIKQIKPVLADLGTYLNKAIPDTKLTVRRYADAKFTYLSYCLKVKEMDDEEHGFAALQEPLYRVETGNYEYRLILRCRQDARSKFAKLRTDVLEKMELLECKHAMDLNKQLRSLLESLAELHRSLVDRLESLPPLFPIEVDFKETDFQYKSSTLKPQELDDDEIEANNHPHSTPSQVDCGFEAVEQPAAIINVEPKPTDDSSTFQSPSENETLLKELGLYDVDLLSNPQTISNQKDSIAAQNDGYDFDLFLNQATAATTSLERDLMSSNAEEMDLLLQ
- the LOC122624996 gene encoding uncharacterized protein LOC122624996, producing MTITNWYNWSVKDFSNESHARPKLIPGFDQLDGRLKAALQEQDLVKDQRKRKQAGGGQLQGKPKKLKRTRGQTPRVCEFQQVYTEKRKELKRLANTQRNAFQFRSRPVPDFERSHRQLERRRLYLNSLQKLTKPRGPGTLKPLNSRRKKQMPCQKTSDFVPRINPGSSMDYLNRQPFTPRVNSSYTHPKPFRLHTSDRALSRQLYDERKRIRMDRRLDQLASDWFARERREYLKLRKMTNFQATPNPWKRSRLTTKTGSQGA